From one bacterium genomic stretch:
- a CDS encoding FAD-dependent oxidoreductase, with amino-acid sequence MVKVERGEVKFNERVDVKYEVDVLVVGGGSAGFGAAISSARNGAKTILVEKYGALGGLVTLGLVCYMAGYPEGVGKELIERLREKGGIGEKIRICDPEITKYVMEKMAIESGVKILYWTYVIDSIVKDNEIKGVIIQNISGRSAILAKRVIDCTGDAEVSYFAGVPVEVGWDLMEGYNQAVSLDFVMSNVDLNSFSSSDFYSKVQMKIEEAAKEGKLPRLVEKGYLGPFPNRQADKGDVYVCTAHSRRCKTTDAEDLTRIVIEQRDQIQKLIEFYKENVVGFEKAYLSYTASILGVRESRRIVGEYKLTGEDLVLARKFKDAIARDTHGFDIHNPIDDLPHIKHTHLSEPKEPAYCTDKEREDGRICCVKNNPKGKYRAYLKPGEYYEIPYRCLIPVKIDNLLVAGRCISTDFEAQSGTRLIMTCITMGHAAGTAASLSIKENITPRKLDVDYLRDKLVKEGINLKEKPPCYVKGGPYEVPKDAEFIVSTKDGKDEIKVKK; translated from the coding sequence ATGGTAAAGGTTGAAAGAGGAGAAGTTAAATTTAATGAAAGAGTAGATGTTAAGTATGAAGTTGATGTTCTTGTAGTTGGAGGTGGTTCTGCTGGATTTGGTGCTGCTATAAGCAGTGCAAGGAATGGAGCAAAAACAATACTTGTTGAAAAATATGGTGCTCTTGGAGGTCTTGTAACTCTGGGACTTGTCTGTTATATGGCAGGCTATCCTGAAGGAGTTGGAAAGGAATTGATAGAAAGATTGAGAGAAAAAGGGGGGATTGGAGAAAAGATAAGGATATGCGACCCTGAAATAACAAAATATGTAATGGAAAAAATGGCGATAGAAAGTGGAGTTAAAATTTTATACTGGACATATGTTATTGATTCAATTGTTAAGGATAATGAAATAAAAGGAGTTATAATTCAGAATATTTCAGGAAGGAGTGCAATTTTAGCAAAGAGGGTGATTGACTGTACAGGAGATGCCGAAGTTTCTTATTTTGCAGGAGTACCTGTTGAAGTTGGATGGGATTTAATGGAAGGATATAATCAGGCGGTCTCTCTTGATTTTGTTATGTCAAATGTAGATTTAAATTCATTTTCTTCATCTGATTTCTATTCAAAAGTCCAGATGAAAATAGAAGAAGCAGCAAAAGAAGGGAAACTGCCACGACTGGTTGAGAAAGGTTATTTAGGTCCTTTTCCAAATAGACAAGCAGATAAAGGAGATGTATATGTCTGTACAGCACACAGCAGAAGATGTAAAACAACAGATGCAGAGGATTTAACAAGAATAGTAATTGAACAGAGAGACCAGATACAGAAACTAATTGAGTTTTATAAGGAAAATGTTGTTGGATTTGAAAAGGCATACCTTTCTTATACAGCATCAATTTTAGGAGTGAGAGAGTCAAGGAGAATTGTAGGTGAGTATAAACTGACAGGTGAGGACCTTGTTCTTGCAAGAAAATTTAAGGATGCAATAGCGAGAGATACACATGGTTTTGATATACATAATCCAATAGATGACCTACCCCATATAAAGCATACACATCTATCTGAGCCAAAAGAACCTGCATATTGTACAGACAAAGAAAGAGAAGATGGAAGAATTTGTTGTGTTAAGAATAATCCAAAAGGTAAATACAGAGCATATTTAAAACCGGGTGAGTATTATGAAATTCCGTATAGATGTCTTATCCCGGTTAAAATAGATAATCTACTTGTTGCAGGAAGATGCATTTCAACTGATTTTGAAGCACAATCAGGAACAAGATTGATTATGACATGCATAACTATGGGACATGCTGCTGGAACTGCTGCATCTCTTTCAATAAAGGAAAATATAACTCCAAGAAAACTTGATGTTGATTATTTAAGAGATAAACTTGTAAAGGAAGGGATAAATTTAAAAGAAAAGCCACCATGTTATGTTAAAGGTGGTCCTTATGAAGTTCCAAAAGATGCTGAATTTATAGTTAGTACAAAAGATGGTAAAGATGAAATAAAAGTAAAAAAATAA